In Solanum lycopersicum chromosome 5, SLM_r2.1, the following are encoded in one genomic region:
- the LOC101259540 gene encoding serine/threonine-protein phosphatase 2A 65 kDa regulatory subunit A beta isoform isoform X2, producing MLKAELRSIYSQLCQDDMPMVRRSAATNLGKFAATVESAYLKSDIMSIFDDLTQDDQDSVRLLAVEGCAALGKLLEPQDCVAHILPVIVNFSQDKSWRVRYMVANQLYELCEAVGPEPTRTDLVPAYVRLLRDNEAEVRIAAAGKVTKFCRILSPELAIQHILPCVKELSSDSSQHVRSALASVIMGMAPVLGKDATIEHLLPIFLSLLKDEFPDVRLNIISKLDQVNQVIGIDLLSQSLLPAIVELAEDRHWRVRLAIIEYIPLLASQLGIGFFDDKLGALCMQWLQDKVYSIRDAAANNLKRLAEEFGPEWAMQHIIPQVLDMTTSPHYLYRMTILRSISLLAPVMGSEITCSKLLPVVVTATKDRVPNIKFNVAKVLQSLVPIVDNSVVEKTIRPSLVELAEDPDVDVRFYANQALQSIDNVMMSG from the exons ATGTTGAAAGCAGAGCTTCGGTCTATTTACAGCCAATTGTGTCAAGACGACATGCCTATGGTGCGAAGGTCGGCTGCTACAAACTTGGGGAAGTTTGCTGCTACAGTTGAATCTGCTTACCTGAAGAGTGACATCATGTCAATATTTGATGATCTTACCCAGGATG ATCAGGATTCTGTGCGCCTATTAGCTGTTGAGGGCTGTGCTGCACTTGGTAAGCTGTTGGAGCCCCAGGACTGTGTGGCACATATCCTGCCTGTCATTGTCAACTTCTCTCAG GACAAGTCTTGGCGCGTTCGATACATGGTTGCTAACCAGCTGTACGAACTATGTGAAGCTGTTGGGCCAGAGCCCACTAG GACGGATTTGGTGCCTGCCTATGTCCGTTTGCTTCGAGATAATGAAGCTGAAGTTCGCATAGCTGCTGCAGGAAAAGTAACCAAATTCTGCAGAATTCTTAGTCCCGAGCTTGCGATTCAGCATATTCTTCCCTGTGTGAAG GAATTATCATCAGACTCTTCACAACATGTCAGATCTGCTTTGGCTTCCGTTATAATGGGGATGGCTCCTGTTTTGGGAAAG GATGCAACCATTGAACATCTTCTTCCAATATTTCTTTCCCTTCTGAAGGATGAGTTTCCCGATGTGCGCCTGAACATCATCAGCAAGCTTGATCAAGTCAATCAG GTGATTGGAATTGATTTATTGTCCCAATCTCTGTTGCCAGCTATTGTTGAGCTGGCAGAGGACAGGCATTGGCGAGTCCGTCTTGCAATAATAGAATACATACCTCTATTGGCAAGTCAATTGGGCATAGGATTTTTTGATGATAAGCTGGGTGCTCTTTGCATGCAATGGTTACAGGACAAG GTTTATTCAATTAGAGATGCTGCTGCTAATAACTTGAAGCGTCTTGCAGAAGAATTTGGTCCAGAGTGGGCAATGCAGCATATAATTCCTCAG GTCTTGGATATGACTACCAGTCCACATTATTTGTATCGAATGACTATTCTTAGATCAATTTCATTGCTTGCACCAGTAATGGGCTCTGAGATAACTTGTTCTAAGTTGCTACCTGTGGTTGTTACTGCTACAAAGGATAG AGTGCCCAACATTAAATTTAATGTGGCAAAGGTGTTGCAATCCCTTGTACCTATTGTTGACAACTCG GTGGTGGAGAAAACCATTCGGCCCAGTTTAGTAGAGCTAGCCGAAGACCCTGATGTCGATGTTCGCTTTTATGCCAATCAAGCACTCCAGTCGATCGATAATGTCATGATGTCAGGTTAG
- the LOC101259540 gene encoding serine/threonine-protein phosphatase 2A 65 kDa regulatory subunit A beta isoform isoform X1 translates to MAMVDEPLYPIAVLIDELKNDDIQLRLNSIRRLSTIARALGEERTRKELIPFLSENNDDDDEVLLAMAEELGVFIPYVGGVEHAHVLLPPLETLCTVEETCVRDKAVESLCRIGSQMRESDLVDWFVPLVKRLAAGEWFTARVSACGLFHIAYSSAPEMLKAELRSIYSQLCQDDMPMVRRSAATNLGKFAATVESAYLKSDIMSIFDDLTQDDQDSVRLLAVEGCAALGKLLEPQDCVAHILPVIVNFSQDKSWRVRYMVANQLYELCEAVGPEPTRTDLVPAYVRLLRDNEAEVRIAAAGKVTKFCRILSPELAIQHILPCVKELSSDSSQHVRSALASVIMGMAPVLGKDATIEHLLPIFLSLLKDEFPDVRLNIISKLDQVNQVIGIDLLSQSLLPAIVELAEDRHWRVRLAIIEYIPLLASQLGIGFFDDKLGALCMQWLQDKVYSIRDAAANNLKRLAEEFGPEWAMQHIIPQVLDMTTSPHYLYRMTILRSISLLAPVMGSEITCSKLLPVVVTATKDRVPNIKFNVAKVLQSLVPIVDNSVVEKTIRPSLVELAEDPDVDVRFYANQALQSIDNVMMSG, encoded by the exons ATGGCAATGGTAGATGAGCCATTGTACCCGATAGCTGTGTTAATAGATGAACTTAAGAATGATGATATCCAATTGCGGTTGAATTCTATTAGGAGGTTATCAACTATTGCGCGTGCACTCGGTGAGGAAAGAACCAGAAAGGAGTTGATCCCTTTTTTGAGTGAAAAcaatgacgacgatgatgaagTGTTGCTGGCAATGGCAGAAGAGTTGGGCGTGTTTATTCCTTATGTTGGAGGTGTGGAGCATGCTCATGTTCTTCTCCCACCTCTAGAGACCCTTTGTACAGTTGAGGAGACCTGTGTGAGGGATAAAGCTGTGGAGTCATTGTGTAGAATTGGATCCCAGATGAGGGAGAGTGATTTAGTTGATTGGTTCGTCCCACTTGTGAAG AGGCTAGCAGCTGGTGAATGGTTCACAGCAAGGGTTTCTGCATGTGGGCTCTTTCATATTGCTTACTCAAGTGCCCCAGAAATGTTGAAAGCAGAGCTTCGGTCTATTTACAGCCAATTGTGTCAAGACGACATGCCTATGGTGCGAAGGTCGGCTGCTACAAACTTGGGGAAGTTTGCTGCTACAGTTGAATCTGCTTACCTGAAGAGTGACATCATGTCAATATTTGATGATCTTACCCAGGATG ATCAGGATTCTGTGCGCCTATTAGCTGTTGAGGGCTGTGCTGCACTTGGTAAGCTGTTGGAGCCCCAGGACTGTGTGGCACATATCCTGCCTGTCATTGTCAACTTCTCTCAG GACAAGTCTTGGCGCGTTCGATACATGGTTGCTAACCAGCTGTACGAACTATGTGAAGCTGTTGGGCCAGAGCCCACTAG GACGGATTTGGTGCCTGCCTATGTCCGTTTGCTTCGAGATAATGAAGCTGAAGTTCGCATAGCTGCTGCAGGAAAAGTAACCAAATTCTGCAGAATTCTTAGTCCCGAGCTTGCGATTCAGCATATTCTTCCCTGTGTGAAG GAATTATCATCAGACTCTTCACAACATGTCAGATCTGCTTTGGCTTCCGTTATAATGGGGATGGCTCCTGTTTTGGGAAAG GATGCAACCATTGAACATCTTCTTCCAATATTTCTTTCCCTTCTGAAGGATGAGTTTCCCGATGTGCGCCTGAACATCATCAGCAAGCTTGATCAAGTCAATCAG GTGATTGGAATTGATTTATTGTCCCAATCTCTGTTGCCAGCTATTGTTGAGCTGGCAGAGGACAGGCATTGGCGAGTCCGTCTTGCAATAATAGAATACATACCTCTATTGGCAAGTCAATTGGGCATAGGATTTTTTGATGATAAGCTGGGTGCTCTTTGCATGCAATGGTTACAGGACAAG GTTTATTCAATTAGAGATGCTGCTGCTAATAACTTGAAGCGTCTTGCAGAAGAATTTGGTCCAGAGTGGGCAATGCAGCATATAATTCCTCAG GTCTTGGATATGACTACCAGTCCACATTATTTGTATCGAATGACTATTCTTAGATCAATTTCATTGCTTGCACCAGTAATGGGCTCTGAGATAACTTGTTCTAAGTTGCTACCTGTGGTTGTTACTGCTACAAAGGATAG AGTGCCCAACATTAAATTTAATGTGGCAAAGGTGTTGCAATCCCTTGTACCTATTGTTGACAACTCG GTGGTGGAGAAAACCATTCGGCCCAGTTTAGTAGAGCTAGCCGAAGACCCTGATGTCGATGTTCGCTTTTATGCCAATCAAGCACTCCAGTCGATCGATAATGTCATGATGTCAGGTTAG
- the LOC101260046 gene encoding probable carboxylesterase 6: MRKRRMTTIKYDPNFNLQKMKEYPQHKVLLEEIEGLIKVYKNGHVERPQIVPNVTNKLPLELGVTSSDVVIDRYTNIWARLYVPKTLCQGNKLPLLIYFHGGGFCVGSSSWICYHEFLAKLASIANCVIMSVNYRLAPENRLPSAYDDGVKTISWIKQKVLIGANEDYRWLNKVNFSTTYLVGDSAGGNIAYNVAIMLRSKMGDLKPITLKGIILIQPFFGGESRTYSEKYIIQSPRSALTNVSADTYWRLALPTGVNRDHPWCNPIGRESVNLVDTRNIPRILVCISELDILRDRNLEFCATLNRVSNKKVVEYVMFKGVGHAFQVLSKSQVAQTRTTELIEQIKGFIS; encoded by the coding sequence atgagaaaaagaagaatgacAACCATAAAATATGATCCAAATTTCAACCtacaaaaaatgaaagaatatcCACAACATAAAGTTTTATTAGAAGAAATTGAAGGTCTTATTAAAGTATACAAAAATGGTCATGTTGAAAGGCCTCAAATAGTACCAAATGTCACTAATAAACTACCTCTTGAACTTGGTGTTACCTCTAGTGATGTTGTAATCGATAGGTACACAAATATTTGGGCAcgtttatatgttccaaaaacaTTATGTCAAGGAAATAAATTGCCTTTGTTAATTTATTTCCATGGTGGTGGATTTTGTGTTGGTTCATCATCTTGGATTTGTTACCATGAGTTCTTAGCTAAATTAGCATCAATTGCTAATTGTGTGATTATGTCTGTTAATTATCGATTAGCCCCCGAAAATCGTCTTCCATCGGCTTACGACGATGGGGTTAAGACGATTTCTTGGATAAAACAAAAAGTGTTAATTGGTGCTAACGAAGATTATCGGTGGttaaataaagttaatttttcTACTACTTATTTGGTTGGTGATAGTGCTGGTGGGAACATAGCTTATAACGTAGCTATAATGCTTCGTTCAAAAATGGGTGACCTAAAGCCAATAACTTTAAAAGGTATAATTTTAATTCAACCTTTTTTCGGTGGAGAGTCAAGGACTTACTCCGAAAAATACATTATCCAGTCGCCACGGTCAGCGCTCACTAATGTGAGCGCTGACACGTACTGGCGGCTGGCATTGCCCACGGGGGTTAATCGAGACCACCCGTGGTGCAATCCGATTGGGAGAGAGAGTGTAAATTTGGTGGATACAAGGAATATTCCTAGAATCTTGGTGTGTATATCTGAGTTAGATATTTTGAGAGACAGAAATTTGGAGTTTTGTGCTACTTTAAATAGAGTTAGTAATAAAAAAGttgttgaatatgttatgtttaaAGGTGTAGGCCATGCATTTCAAGTACTAAGCAAATCTCAAGTTGCACAAACAAGAACAACAGAGTTGATTGAACAAATTAAAGGTTTTATCAGTTGA